One region of Mycolicibacterium rhodesiae NBB3 genomic DNA includes:
- a CDS encoding NAD(P)H-dependent amine dehydrogenase family protein, with protein MRRVVQFSTGNVGQHSLKAIIGRPDLELVGVHAASPKKVGRDAAELCGLTEPTGIIATDDVDALIALAPDCVVYTAQAETRPMEAVEQLVKLLSAGINVVGSSMVWLVTPSQADDWLTGPLEKACAQGNSSLYVNGIDPGYSGDTEVHSALSLVTRAESILVQEIFDYANYDDYEFTGKSMGFGLTADEEQPMLFLPGVLTTMWGGPVRNLADQLGIELDEVRQRIEPWYTDQKIECKLCTVEPGGMAAVKFAVEGVYNGEPVITMEHITRLTAASAPDWEFPPDGKPGVHRVVVEGEPRVELNTHVSDPVLDVTEAGCVSTAARVVNVIDWVCDAPTGLIGVEDIPQAAVIRGLIW; from the coding sequence ATGCGACGAGTTGTGCAGTTCTCCACCGGCAACGTCGGTCAGCACTCACTCAAGGCGATCATCGGTCGACCGGATCTCGAACTGGTCGGGGTGCATGCGGCCAGTCCGAAGAAGGTCGGGCGGGACGCCGCCGAGCTGTGCGGCCTGACCGAGCCGACCGGCATCATCGCGACCGACGACGTGGACGCGCTGATTGCGCTCGCCCCGGATTGCGTCGTCTACACCGCTCAGGCCGAGACCCGGCCGATGGAGGCGGTCGAGCAACTGGTCAAGCTTCTGTCTGCGGGCATCAACGTCGTCGGCTCGTCGATGGTGTGGCTGGTGACGCCCAGCCAGGCCGATGACTGGCTGACCGGGCCGCTGGAGAAGGCGTGCGCACAGGGCAACTCGTCGCTGTATGTCAACGGCATCGACCCGGGCTACTCGGGCGATACCGAGGTGCACAGCGCGCTCAGCCTGGTGACGCGCGCTGAGTCGATCCTGGTGCAGGAGATCTTCGACTACGCCAACTATGACGACTACGAGTTCACTGGCAAGTCAATGGGTTTCGGTCTGACCGCGGATGAAGAACAGCCGATGCTGTTCCTGCCTGGCGTGCTCACCACGATGTGGGGCGGGCCGGTTCGCAATCTCGCCGACCAACTGGGCATCGAACTCGACGAGGTGCGACAGCGGATCGAGCCCTGGTACACCGATCAGAAGATCGAGTGCAAGCTGTGCACCGTGGAACCCGGTGGCATGGCCGCGGTCAAGTTCGCCGTCGAGGGTGTGTACAACGGCGAGCCGGTGATCACGATGGAACACATCACCCGGCTCACCGCGGCCTCCGCGCCGGACTGGGAGTTCCCGCCCGACGGTAAGCCCGGCGTGCATCGTGTGGTGGTCGAGGGCGAGCCGCGTGTCGAGCTCAACACCCACGTGTCCGATCCGGTGCTCGATGTCACCGAAGCCGGATGTGTGTCCACCGCGGCGCGCGTGGTGAACGTCATCGACTGGGTGTGCGATGCGCCCACGGGTCTGATCGGCGTCGAGGACATCCCCCAGGCGGCGGTCATCCGCGGACTGATCTGGTGA
- a CDS encoding NAD(P)-binding oxidoreductase — protein sequence MRVVIAGGHGKIALILERLLADRGDTAIGLIRNPDHVADLEAAGAEAVVVDLEEATVADIAAHVRGADAVVFAAGAGPGSGAARKQTVDCDAAILLADAAEAAGVKRYVMVSAMGADVEAPDEIGDPVFVAYLRAKGHADDVIRARDALHVTVVRPGHLTNDPGTGRVELSDQTGRGDISRADVAAVLLAVLDTPATAGRTFELISGDTPIADAMSR from the coding sequence ATGCGCGTCGTCATCGCCGGTGGGCACGGCAAGATCGCCCTGATCCTCGAACGACTGCTCGCCGACCGCGGGGACACGGCGATCGGCTTGATCAGGAACCCCGACCATGTCGCCGACCTCGAAGCCGCGGGCGCCGAGGCGGTGGTGGTGGACCTCGAGGAAGCCACCGTCGCCGACATCGCGGCACACGTGCGGGGTGCCGACGCGGTCGTGTTCGCGGCGGGTGCGGGGCCGGGCAGCGGCGCGGCGCGCAAGCAGACGGTCGACTGTGACGCCGCGATCCTGCTGGCCGACGCCGCCGAGGCGGCGGGTGTGAAGCGCTACGTGATGGTCTCGGCGATGGGTGCCGACGTCGAGGCGCCCGACGAGATCGGCGATCCGGTCTTCGTCGCGTACCTGCGCGCGAAAGGCCACGCGGACGACGTGATCCGCGCGCGTGATGCACTCCACGTCACTGTCGTGCGTCCCGGGCACTTGACGAACGACCCAGGTACGGGACGCGTGGAACTGTCCGATCAGACCGGCCGCGGCGACATCTCCCGTGCGGACGTCGCCGCCGTCCTGCTCGCAGTGCTGGACACTCCCGCGACCGCGGGTCGCACCTTCGAGCTGATCTCCGGAGACACTCCGATCGCCGACGCAATGTCGCGCTGA